A portion of the Bacillus sp. es.034 genome contains these proteins:
- a CDS encoding thioredoxin family protein: protein MEEVHSLKALYEKLEAEKLVLLYISRPGCSVCHALLPQVEEMLKDFKSVKSIHADAEEIPEIAGEFSIFTVPVVIVFVDGKEMFRKARFVPIDELHSQISRLTEMLDN from the coding sequence ATGGAAGAAGTCCATTCACTAAAAGCACTTTATGAAAAGCTCGAAGCTGAGAAGCTGGTACTACTATACATATCAAGGCCAGGTTGTTCTGTATGTCACGCACTCCTGCCTCAGGTGGAAGAGATGTTGAAGGATTTCAAATCTGTGAAATCCATCCATGCCGATGCAGAAGAAATCCCGGAAATAGCAGGGGAATTTTCAATCTTCACCGTGCCCGTCGTCATTGTATTTGTAGACGGTAAGGAGATGTTCAGAAAAGCACGCTTCGTTCCAATCGACGAACTCCATAGCCAAATCTCCCGTCTTACGGAGATGTTAGACAACTAA
- a CDS encoding histidine phosphatase family protein: protein MKIGLIRHFKVTRGYPASFVTSDELMKWVEEYDASDVEGNEVDLKDIDWEGCYSSDLSRAQITAEAVYEGEIIFLKELREIRLSPIFRSDRKMPLFLHMASIRLAWWFNHCSQPESKREIEERIRVVVDRVVREGKDVLIVGHGGIMIFMRKELRKRGFTGPSFRRPSNGKVYVYQGGTG from the coding sequence ATGAAGATTGGTCTCATAAGGCACTTTAAAGTAACAAGGGGTTACCCGGCTTCATTTGTAACGAGTGATGAGCTGATGAAGTGGGTGGAAGAGTATGACGCCTCGGACGTAGAGGGCAATGAAGTTGATCTTAAAGATATTGATTGGGAAGGCTGCTACTCCAGTGACTTATCTAGGGCACAAATAACGGCTGAAGCGGTTTATGAAGGAGAAATCATCTTTCTAAAGGAACTGAGGGAAATCAGATTATCTCCCATCTTCCGGTCTGACAGGAAGATGCCGCTCTTTCTTCATATGGCATCTATCAGGCTCGCCTGGTGGTTCAATCATTGTTCCCAGCCTGAAAGCAAGCGGGAAATTGAAGAGAGGATCCGTGTGGTGGTCGATCGGGTCGTCCGTGAAGGGAAGGATGTGCTCATCGTAGGTCATGGCGGAATCATGATATTTATGAGGAAAGAATTACGAAAGCGGGGATTTACCGGACCGTCGTTTAGGAGACCGTCCAACGGAAAGGTGTATGTTTATCAAGGCGGGACAGGGTAA
- a CDS encoding ZIP family metal transporter produces the protein MFIDWLSGFNPTMQALFGGLVTWGLTALGAATVFFFTKIEKHTLNMMLGFAAGVMIAASFWSLLAPSIEFSEQNGQIPWLAPAIGFLLGGIFIRLLDFVVPHLHLGNESEKAEGPPTKFKKSTLLFLAITLHNIPEGLAIGVAFGAASLGLGDATLVGAIGLAIGIGIQNMPEGAALSIPLRGDGMSRLKSFHYGQLSAIVEPIAAVIGAAAVLMVQPLLPYALAFAAGAMIFVVVEELIPESQSSGSTDLATLGLMLGFVVMMILDVSLG, from the coding sequence ATGTTCATAGACTGGTTAAGTGGATTCAATCCTACGATGCAGGCGCTGTTCGGCGGTCTGGTGACATGGGGGTTGACGGCCCTTGGAGCAGCCACGGTGTTTTTCTTTACGAAAATAGAAAAGCATACGTTGAATATGATGCTCGGGTTTGCCGCTGGAGTCATGATAGCAGCATCGTTCTGGTCACTGCTTGCGCCTTCAATAGAGTTCAGTGAGCAAAACGGTCAGATACCATGGCTTGCCCCTGCCATTGGCTTTTTACTTGGCGGCATATTTATTAGACTTTTAGACTTTGTCGTACCGCATTTACACTTGGGGAACGAATCGGAAAAAGCCGAAGGACCTCCAACCAAATTCAAAAAATCGACCTTATTATTCCTGGCGATCACCCTCCATAATATTCCGGAAGGTCTTGCCATCGGTGTTGCCTTCGGTGCTGCGTCACTTGGCCTCGGGGACGCAACGTTAGTGGGAGCCATCGGCCTTGCCATCGGAATCGGTATTCAGAATATGCCTGAAGGGGCAGCTCTTTCCATTCCGCTGAGGGGAGATGGGATGTCCCGTTTGAAATCCTTCCATTACGGTCAGCTATCAGCCATCGTAGAGCCGATTGCAGCCGTGATCGGGGCCGCTGCCGTCCTGATGGTGCAGCCGCTGCTGCCTTATGCCCTTGCTTTCGCGGCGGGAGCGATGATATTCGTCGTCGTAGAAGAACTGATTCCTGAGTCACAATCCTCAGGAAGTACGGACTTGGCTACATTGGGACTGATGCTCGGTTTCGTCGTGATGATGATTCTGGACGTTTCCCTGGGCTGA
- a CDS encoding ABC transporter ATP-binding protein, protein MDGREPILSIRDLKKKFGSKEVLKGVQLDVYKGQIIGYIGPNGAGKSTTVKIILGLEEGYSGQVTLFGEDISGSSVEYKKRIGYVPEMADLYDNLTAEEYLTFMGELYGMEQKKAQEKAEKLTGLFGLSEVYESRIASYSKGMKQKILIISSLLHNPDVLFLDEPINGLDANSVMIFKELLAQLAAEGKTIFYSSHIMDVVEKISNRIVLLHNGTIVADGSFEDLKNQNMEGSLEQIFNQLTGFNEHKETAAEIVSVVQGV, encoded by the coding sequence ATGGACGGACGTGAACCGATTTTGTCGATCAGGGATTTGAAGAAGAAATTTGGTAGTAAGGAAGTGTTAAAGGGAGTTCAGCTGGATGTGTATAAAGGGCAGATCATCGGTTATATTGGTCCGAATGGTGCCGGGAAAAGTACGACGGTCAAGATCATCCTCGGCCTTGAAGAAGGGTATTCGGGGCAGGTGACGCTATTCGGTGAAGATATATCCGGTAGTTCCGTAGAATATAAGAAACGGATAGGCTATGTACCTGAGATGGCGGATCTTTATGATAACCTCACTGCAGAAGAGTACCTCACATTCATGGGGGAACTATACGGAATGGAACAAAAAAAGGCGCAGGAGAAAGCGGAGAAGCTAACCGGATTGTTTGGGCTTTCAGAAGTGTATGAATCAAGGATCGCCTCTTATTCAAAAGGGATGAAGCAGAAGATTCTGATCATCTCGAGTTTATTACATAATCCCGATGTTTTATTTTTGGATGAGCCCATCAATGGACTCGATGCCAACTCTGTCATGATTTTTAAAGAACTTCTCGCCCAGCTTGCCGCTGAGGGGAAAACCATCTTCTACTCCTCTCACATCATGGATGTGGTGGAAAAGATCAGCAACCGGATTGTCCTTTTGCATAACGGAACGATCGTGGCGGATGGCAGTTTTGAAGATTTGAAGAATCAGAATATGGAAGGGTCCCTGGAGCAAATCTTCAACCAATTAACCGGATTCAATGAGCATAAAGAAACGGCAGCGGAAATTGTTTCTGTTGTGCAAGGGGTGTAA
- a CDS encoding GntR family transcriptional regulator, producing MFELDLRSRKPIYEQLVEKLKELIINEVLKPDEQLPSVRTLAQQLTINPNTIQKAYRELESQRFIYSVKGRGSFVNPSSHIQNAEKIMKVKEELSKLLSEALYLGITTEDLKQMIAEIEATVGGNQTDDRD from the coding sequence ATGTTTGAGCTTGATTTAAGAAGTCGTAAACCCATCTATGAGCAATTAGTCGAAAAGCTAAAAGAATTAATCATCAATGAAGTGCTGAAGCCGGATGAACAATTGCCTTCGGTTCGTACCCTGGCACAGCAGCTGACCATAAATCCAAACACAATCCAAAAAGCCTACAGGGAACTCGAATCTCAAAGATTCATTTATTCTGTGAAAGGACGGGGTAGCTTTGTTAATCCTTCAAGTCACATTCAAAACGCGGAGAAAATCATGAAAGTAAAAGAAGAGTTGTCTAAACTTTTGTCTGAGGCCCTTTATTTGGGGATCACAACGGAAGACTTAAAGCAGATGATTGCAGAAATTGAGGCAACAGTTGGGGGTAATCAAACTGATGATCGAGATTAA
- a CDS encoding ABC transporter ATP-binding protein, whose amino-acid sequence MIEIKSIYKAFEGTKILHDISFSVQKGSIYGLLGSNGAGKTTLLKTIAGVLKPESGEVSVNTQPVYENIPTKETLFFIPDQPFFFAHYSLTQMARFYQNTYSRWNEDRFQYLSILFGVDPNKNLHKFSKGVQRQAAFILALSTQPDVLILDEPMDGLDPVVRKKAKSVLISEVANRDMTIIISSHNLREVEDICDHIGILHEGEFLLEKELDDLKSGIHKVQLAFKGEVPGQLFSDLEILHKETRGSVSLCIVRGDEQRVRTLIQPYHPVIFDLLPLTLEEIFVYEMEDVGYAIQNIMDQ is encoded by the coding sequence ATGATCGAGATTAAATCCATATACAAAGCCTTTGAAGGTACAAAAATCTTACATGATATCTCGTTTTCTGTTCAAAAGGGTTCGATCTATGGCCTGCTCGGATCGAATGGTGCAGGAAAGACCACTTTGTTGAAGACCATCGCAGGAGTGTTGAAGCCTGAAAGCGGAGAGGTGTCCGTTAACACCCAGCCGGTCTATGAAAATATCCCGACGAAAGAGACGTTGTTCTTCATCCCTGATCAACCGTTTTTCTTTGCTCATTACTCATTGACTCAAATGGCCCGTTTTTATCAGAACACTTACAGCCGATGGAATGAGGATCGCTTTCAATACTTGAGCATTTTATTCGGAGTTGACCCCAATAAAAACCTTCATAAATTTTCTAAAGGGGTTCAACGGCAAGCGGCATTTATCCTGGCCCTGTCCACTCAACCGGACGTCCTGATCCTGGATGAACCGATGGACGGCCTTGATCCCGTTGTCAGGAAAAAAGCCAAAAGTGTACTGATTTCAGAAGTCGCCAACCGGGACATGACCATTATCATCTCTTCTCACAATCTCCGGGAAGTGGAAGATATTTGTGATCATATCGGGATTTTGCATGAAGGGGAATTTTTGTTGGAGAAGGAACTCGATGATTTAAAGTCCGGCATTCACAAAGTACAGCTGGCATTCAAGGGGGAGGTTCCCGGACAGCTCTTTAGTGATCTTGAAATCCTGCATAAAGAAACGAGGGGAAGCGTGTCCCTCTGTATCGTCCGTGGCGACGAGCAACGGGTGAGGACCTTGATTCAGCCCTATCATCCGGTCATTTTCGACTTATTGCCCCTGACACTTGAAGAAATTTTTGTTTATGAAATGGAGGACGTCGGATATGCCATCCAAAACATCATGGATCAATAA
- a CDS encoding DUF6449 domain-containing protein, producing MPSKTSWINKEIIVQSLRNVGWVGIVYFIGLLFSLPVDIIGQLSRDPQSYPIAIYENLFKMQYPIQIGLLLIIPVILSLFLFRYLHVKQAGDFMHSLPITRRKLFFHFTGTGFGMLVIPVLLNTVILLSLYSFTDLQQYIGVQDIFVWCGITVLISVLLFTASTFVAMITGLTAVQGALTYILLLLPAGMFMLVCYSLKNLLFGFPEDYFFNVQIEKYSPLIKTAYLENGLLSGTDILLFILITLVFYGFSYVLYKMRKVEAASQAIVYPFLRPLFKYGISFCFMLIGGMYFNGIYQSQSWTIFGYFFGSLIGYYIGEMILQKHWRVFRQWKGYAGFAIVIILLGFIIQFDLFHYEQKVPELADVEKVHVSQSYYSLTDNPDNLIKDPFMTDPKAIEAVLNLHEAIVDHHDHKNRADEKNEQIFLYYKMKDGSTIVRNYLIDMEDVRSQYASLYESKNFKEKTEQIYGVDSDKVDKLTIYNERGNKPAITIADPADIKEAISILQEETYDDSFENRDKINLYNVEFLMSKDTWANIGVKKNDKKFIAWLRDKDYLKELKMTASDIEWMYVTQPVDYNDPFSQPVEETILELKKENKGVEVKDAKQIESIMDELVYDHMTSAYTVTIKFKKHGSIQTLGLQKEDAPSFIKRELND from the coding sequence ATGCCATCCAAAACATCATGGATCAATAAGGAAATTATCGTTCAAAGCCTGCGGAATGTTGGATGGGTCGGCATTGTCTACTTTATCGGACTTCTCTTTTCTCTACCTGTCGACATCATCGGACAATTATCCAGGGATCCTCAATCGTACCCGATTGCGATTTATGAAAATCTGTTTAAAATGCAATACCCGATTCAAATAGGATTGCTGCTGATCATTCCGGTCATTCTATCCTTGTTCCTATTTCGATATCTGCATGTGAAACAGGCCGGGGACTTCATGCACAGCCTCCCCATCACCCGGAGAAAATTATTTTTCCATTTTACCGGGACAGGATTTGGGATGCTCGTCATTCCGGTTCTATTGAATACCGTGATATTACTTTCCCTTTATTCATTCACGGACCTTCAGCAATATATCGGGGTTCAGGATATCTTTGTATGGTGCGGCATTACGGTACTCATAAGCGTGCTCCTGTTCACAGCCTCTACATTCGTTGCCATGATAACGGGTCTGACAGCCGTGCAGGGCGCTCTGACTTATATCCTGCTTCTATTGCCTGCAGGAATGTTTATGCTCGTATGTTATAGTTTGAAAAATCTGTTATTCGGATTTCCTGAGGACTATTTCTTCAATGTTCAAATCGAGAAATACTCTCCTCTCATCAAAACGGCGTACCTCGAGAACGGTCTCCTGTCCGGTACAGATATCTTGTTATTCATCTTGATCACTCTCGTATTCTATGGTTTCTCATACGTGTTATACAAAATGAGAAAAGTGGAGGCTGCCTCCCAGGCGATTGTGTACCCTTTCTTGAGACCTTTATTTAAATATGGTATCTCCTTCTGCTTCATGCTGATAGGCGGAATGTACTTCAATGGAATTTATCAGTCCCAAAGCTGGACCATATTCGGATATTTCTTTGGTTCCCTCATTGGTTACTACATCGGTGAGATGATTTTACAGAAACATTGGAGAGTATTCCGTCAATGGAAGGGTTATGCAGGGTTTGCAATCGTCATTATCCTTCTCGGGTTCATCATTCAGTTCGATCTGTTTCACTATGAACAGAAAGTGCCCGAATTGGCAGATGTAGAGAAAGTTCATGTCAGTCAGAGCTATTATTCCCTGACGGACAACCCTGACAATCTGATAAAAGATCCATTTATGACAGATCCGAAAGCGATTGAAGCCGTCCTGAATCTTCACGAAGCAATTGTGGATCATCACGATCATAAGAATAGAGCGGATGAGAAAAACGAGCAGATCTTTCTCTATTACAAGATGAAAGACGGCAGCACAATCGTCCGGAATTACCTGATCGATATGGAAGACGTGAGATCTCAATATGCTTCTTTATATGAAAGCAAGAATTTTAAAGAGAAAACCGAACAAATCTATGGTGTTGACTCAGATAAAGTCGACAAACTCACCATTTACAACGAAAGGGGCAATAAACCTGCCATCACCATAGCAGACCCCGCAGATATTAAGGAAGCCATCTCTATCCTACAAGAAGAAACATACGATGATTCCTTTGAGAACCGTGACAAAATCAATCTTTATAATGTTGAGTTCCTCATGTCGAAGGACACTTGGGCTAACATCGGTGTTAAAAAGAACGATAAAAAGTTTATTGCCTGGCTTCGGGATAAAGACTACTTAAAAGAGCTTAAGATGACGGCATCTGATATCGAATGGATGTATGTGACGCAGCCAGTTGATTACAACGATCCTTTCTCTCAACCGGTGGAAGAGACGATCCTTGAATTAAAGAAAGAAAACAAGGGAGTCGAAGTGAAGGATGCAAAACAGATCGAATCCATTATGGATGAGCTCGTATACGATCACATGACCAGTGCCTACACCGTCACCATCAAGTTCAAAAAACATGGATCCATCCAAACTCTGGGGTTACAGAAGGAAGATGCCCCTTCCTTTATCAAAAGAGAACTGAACGATTGA
- a CDS encoding RNA polymerase sigma factor gives MDTLNTSSSPLNFEEMYEQFHKLIYHIAYNITKDIQLSQDVVQETFLKAYIKLDTLKDPAKMKSWLTVIAKCTAIDIIRQRSKRNEICIEEREEFHSIEDHHSIEDEIDARFLKSSIQDHITRLPLTQQEVMALKVTEDLSDSEIATKLNLPPSTVKTRCHRARKQLYYIVQTKVSA, from the coding sequence ATGGACACATTAAATACATCATCATCTCCTCTGAACTTCGAGGAGATGTATGAACAATTTCATAAGCTGATTTATCACATCGCTTACAACATTACGAAGGACATTCAATTATCACAGGATGTCGTACAGGAAACGTTCCTGAAAGCTTATATCAAACTGGATACGCTTAAAGACCCGGCAAAAATGAAATCATGGCTCACCGTGATTGCAAAATGCACGGCCATCGACATCATCCGTCAGCGATCGAAGCGCAATGAAATCTGCATAGAAGAACGGGAAGAATTCCATTCCATAGAGGATCACCACTCCATTGAAGATGAAATCGATGCCCGTTTCCTCAAGAGCAGCATCCAGGATCATATCACACGTCTTCCACTCACTCAGCAGGAAGTCATGGCACTGAAAGTCACGGAAGACCTGAGTGACAGTGAAATCGCCACAAAGCTGAACCTGCCCCCTTCCACCGTGAAAACCCGTTGTCACCGGGCCAGGAAGCAGTTGTATTACATTGTTCAAACGAAAGTGTCTGCATAA
- a CDS encoding STAS domain-containing protein: MDTHSSHLYEYLTDHALDFTEDWLKFQNIKTGSHYSLDSPPEVLNKVKEQNSHYVKVIAKCLLLSNEESKELISNWTKEMAADRSKSSTTLDEVVRNSGVFRRVYWTYVERFVEEHSELNIQLKEVFEWERKINFALDYVLETFTSTFLSILMNRLQAQSTLIQELSTPVISLTSEVGLLPIIGDIDTTRARMIMDATLQQSADAHLSMLIIDLSGVVLMDTMVAQQIFRVIDALNLLGVKSVLTGIRPEVAQTAIHLGLDFSTIHTENSLERIIADVIQENSSFLHM, encoded by the coding sequence ATGGATACTCATTCGTCTCATTTATATGAATATTTAACTGACCACGCCTTGGATTTCACAGAAGACTGGCTGAAATTCCAGAATATTAAAACTGGATCGCACTACTCTCTTGATTCTCCACCTGAGGTTCTGAACAAAGTCAAAGAACAAAACTCCCATTATGTTAAGGTCATTGCGAAATGCCTCCTACTTTCAAATGAGGAATCAAAAGAGTTGATTTCTAACTGGACGAAGGAAATGGCAGCCGATCGAAGCAAATCAAGCACCACCCTTGATGAAGTGGTGCGAAATTCAGGTGTTTTCAGAAGGGTGTATTGGACGTATGTCGAAAGATTCGTCGAAGAACATTCTGAATTAAATATCCAATTAAAAGAGGTATTTGAGTGGGAGCGCAAGATCAACTTCGCCTTGGATTATGTGCTGGAAACGTTCACTTCGACATTTCTTTCAATCCTAATGAATAGGCTGCAGGCTCAATCCACATTGATCCAGGAATTAAGTACACCCGTTATTTCTTTAACCTCGGAAGTCGGGCTGCTTCCGATCATTGGGGATATTGATACAACTCGTGCACGGATGATCATGGACGCAACCCTTCAGCAAAGTGCAGATGCCCATCTGTCCATGCTGATCATCGACTTGTCCGGGGTCGTATTGATGGACACCATGGTGGCCCAGCAAATCTTCCGCGTCATCGATGCCTTGAATCTGCTGGGAGTAAAATCAGTCCTCACGGGGATCCGACCTGAAGTCGCCCAGACAGCGATCCACCTCGGACTCGACTTCTCCACCATCCATACTGAAAACTCCCTGGAACGGATCATTGCCGATGTCATCCAGGAAAACAGCAGCTTTTTGCATATGTAA
- a CDS encoding GTP-binding protein, giving the protein MTEEKLLMEKSFYRTFLVDQDTNRHPIEVLGGAFVEEQQNEPYDLTYIRYAQGEVYFHSRDYEAAIFKWESILNEMEPWAKKNIADSYYELGMLSSAEDVYTAIQTDSMILTMEVSLQLFSLYIERNKIQSAYHTIEKALSIEPDYPNVTELARSFYEEQGDWNKAVELAVKESIRTREPAWFMTLREYGDQGYTRSFAPDYFYDLLIAVYEKDRKPFKDLVSALWASYRSHSAAHIEWMLTVNTIFEYVEILPNESWQEILSHFKEAYIGFLEGDYLVKDLEGFMPSMLTNWLKVSRDHAPLFPAAAVLAWNDVFSYSIEPMVTEEAEMILLEENSYQARFDDIILFLNKIIQWAERNDAPVGYKTQWIAEQLMDLSEHHLLIAGSASSGKSSFVQSVLGESVGEAEDSTIIYSYHDQQVEVKEIHDQGVHHVESIADFEELMQREAFVEYKLPSEFLKKNGTALIDVQTGKRKLDDLTAFYPAADGLLYVLNADAPFNAEDRQTLRKLAEIGQPVNVHFLLNKMDKVSHTERTEEIIESARNKAREWFPDAEVLPYSSLEAVHLQRKDVETFLRDHYQVKTGALKGERGSKLFYLVRKTLGDLYSKRKNHEKELKESIEKNEDIHTRLNGFENYLGDMQSDKVSIIKDSFHQKKESMKKEISEKIPAILSGCSELISEESDFKQIHTELNDAMNTRIQEYIQDDLMPRYVTSLEEWLAFSKQELQDSQDYLNEMSETFNGLFGKDKVVLQCDFQVVDDWRRDVSRMGTRAQIDKENILLRFKPAQFLLKSAGKLLGVLPQNKSLLYNQYKRYLENEDYQDITESVVQKFFLQFDLFEKSLQQDVHSFFAEPFKQLEVTIKDTEAEIASDQDSLKKMKANPERYFDPITLFEVKLLQHEYMVKASYKASHHFS; this is encoded by the coding sequence ATGACAGAAGAAAAATTACTGATGGAGAAGTCATTTTATCGAACTTTTTTAGTAGATCAGGACACGAACCGTCATCCAATAGAAGTACTTGGAGGAGCATTTGTCGAAGAACAGCAAAATGAACCGTATGATTTAACATACATCCGCTATGCCCAAGGGGAGGTTTATTTTCATAGCAGGGACTATGAAGCGGCTATCTTCAAATGGGAAAGTATCCTGAACGAAATGGAACCATGGGCTAAGAAGAACATTGCGGATTCTTACTATGAGCTTGGGATGCTGTCATCGGCTGAGGATGTATACACAGCCATCCAAACCGATAGTATGATTTTAACCATGGAAGTGTCCCTGCAGTTATTCTCCCTTTACATCGAGAGGAACAAGATCCAATCCGCTTATCACACGATCGAGAAAGCTCTATCGATCGAACCGGATTATCCAAATGTCACGGAACTTGCAAGGTCTTTTTATGAGGAGCAGGGTGACTGGAATAAAGCGGTGGAACTGGCGGTGAAAGAATCGATCAGAACGAGGGAACCTGCATGGTTCATGACTTTGAGAGAGTATGGTGATCAAGGGTACACAAGGTCATTTGCTCCGGATTATTTCTATGATCTGTTGATCGCAGTGTACGAAAAAGACCGTAAACCATTCAAGGATCTCGTATCTGCTCTCTGGGCAAGTTACAGAAGCCACTCGGCTGCCCATATCGAATGGATGCTGACGGTGAACACGATCTTTGAATATGTGGAGATCCTTCCGAACGAATCCTGGCAGGAAATCCTTTCCCACTTTAAAGAGGCATATATCGGCTTCCTAGAAGGTGACTACCTTGTGAAAGACCTTGAAGGCTTCATGCCGAGTATGCTGACGAATTGGTTGAAGGTGAGCAGGGATCATGCGCCGCTATTTCCGGCAGCAGCTGTTTTGGCCTGGAATGATGTCTTCTCCTACAGCATCGAACCAATGGTGACGGAAGAAGCGGAAATGATCCTGTTAGAGGAGAATTCCTATCAGGCCAGGTTTGATGACATCATCCTGTTCTTGAATAAAATCATTCAGTGGGCGGAACGGAATGACGCACCTGTCGGGTATAAAACCCAATGGATCGCAGAACAGTTGATGGATCTGAGTGAACATCATCTATTGATTGCAGGCAGTGCATCAAGTGGAAAGTCTTCCTTCGTCCAATCCGTCCTGGGTGAAAGTGTGGGAGAAGCGGAAGATTCAACAATCATCTACAGCTATCATGATCAGCAGGTGGAAGTGAAGGAGATTCACGACCAAGGGGTCCACCATGTGGAAAGCATCGCAGACTTCGAAGAGTTGATGCAGCGGGAAGCCTTTGTGGAGTATAAGCTTCCATCAGAGTTCTTGAAGAAAAATGGAACGGCCCTCATCGATGTTCAGACGGGTAAGAGGAAGCTTGACGATCTGACTGCCTTTTATCCTGCAGCCGACGGGTTATTGTATGTCCTGAATGCCGATGCCCCGTTCAATGCAGAAGACCGTCAGACCTTACGGAAATTAGCGGAAATCGGACAGCCTGTGAACGTACATTTCTTATTAAATAAGATGGATAAAGTATCCCACACAGAGAGAACGGAAGAAATCATTGAGTCTGCACGTAACAAAGCACGTGAATGGTTCCCGGATGCAGAGGTGCTGCCTTATTCGTCCCTCGAAGCCGTTCATCTTCAGCGCAAAGATGTGGAGACGTTCCTCCGGGATCATTATCAGGTGAAGACCGGTGCCCTTAAGGGAGAGCGTGGAAGCAAATTATTTTATTTAGTGAGAAAAACGTTGGGGGATCTATACTCCAAACGGAAGAATCATGAAAAAGAGTTGAAAGAGAGTATTGAGAAAAATGAGGACATACACACACGTCTAAATGGATTTGAGAACTACTTGGGAGACATGCAGAGCGATAAAGTTTCCATCATCAAGGATTCCTTCCATCAGAAGAAGGAATCCATGAAGAAAGAAATCTCTGAGAAAATCCCTGCCATCCTCAGCGGCTGCTCGGAATTGATCAGCGAAGAAAGTGATTTCAAACAAATCCATACGGAATTAAATGATGCGATGAACACAAGGATTCAGGAGTACATCCAGGATGACCTCATGCCTCGTTACGTCACGTCTCTTGAGGAATGGCTTGCCTTTTCAAAACAGGAGCTGCAGGACAGCCAGGACTACTTGAATGAAATGAGTGAAACGTTCAACGGACTATTCGGGAAAGATAAAGTCGTTCTACAGTGCGATTTCCAAGTGGTGGATGATTGGCGCAGAGACGTCAGCAGAATGGGAACGAGGGCACAGATCGACAAGGAGAATATCCTTTTACGGTTTAAACCGGCTCAGTTCCTTCTGAAAAGCGCAGGAAAGCTTCTTGGGGTACTGCCGCAGAATAAGTCATTATTATACAATCAGTACAAGCGTTATTTGGAGAACGAAGACTATCAGGATATAACGGAATCCGTTGTCCAGAAGTTCTTCCTTCAGTTTGATCTATTTGAAAAATCCCTGCAGCAGGATGTTCATTCATTCTTCGCGGAGCCGTTCAAACAGCTGGAGGTAACAATCAAGGATACGGAAGCGGAGATCGCATCCGATCAGGATTCATTGAAGAAGATGAAAGCAAATCCGGAACGATATTTCGATCCGATCACCCTGTTTGAGGTGAAACTTCTTCAGCATGAATACATGGTGAAGGCCAGTTACAAGGCTTCACATCATTTTTCATAA